The following proteins are co-located in the Lagenorhynchus albirostris chromosome 2, mLagAlb1.1, whole genome shotgun sequence genome:
- the SHISAL2A gene encoding LOW QUALITY PROTEIN: protein shisa-like-2A (The sequence of the model RefSeq protein was modified relative to this genomic sequence to represent the inferred CDS: inserted 1 base in 1 codon): protein MWWLSIGALVGLSIAAVVLPAFIVTACVLCYLFISSKPHTKLDPGLSLQTTDPDELLPDHQGGNMGNSVEVPGMSPLGQSHPXLNPWPDCNGEQAVDPKRLLQHCFMATVMAGDILGSPEEAPVPNLDPAP, encoded by the exons TATTGGTGCTCTTGTGGGCCTGTCCATAGCAGCAGTGGTCCTCCCGGCCTTCATTGTCACTGCCTGTGTGCTTTGTTACCTGTTCATCAGCTCAAAACCCCACACAAAGTTGGACCCAGGATTAAGCTTACAGACTACAG ACCCTGATGAGCTACTGCCTGACCACCAAGGTGGGAACATGGGCAATTCAGTGGAGGTGCCAGGAATGAGCCCTCTCGGGCAGAGTCACC TCCTGAACCCATGGCCGGACTGCAATGGAGAGCAGGCTGTGGACCCCAAACGCCTCCTCCAGCACTGCTTCATGGCTACAGTGATGGCCGGTGACATTCTGGGCAGCCCTGAGGAGGCCCCTGTCCCCAATCTAGACCCAGCTCCATaa